A single region of the Lotus japonicus ecotype B-129 chromosome 4, LjGifu_v1.2 genome encodes:
- the LOC130714851 gene encoding cysteine-rich receptor-like protein kinase 43, giving the protein MEKSKSFLHSLANHFKFGSNRERSNEADIQRITAQEQKIFAYDTLLAATKNFNPVHKLGEGGFGPVFKGKLSDGREIAVKKLSLTSKQGKKEFINEAKLLARVQHRNVVNLWGYCVYGAEKLLVYEYVPHESLDKLLFNPHKREQLDWKRRFGIITGVAKGLLYLHEDSHDCIIHRDIKASNILLDDKWTPKIADFGMARLFPEDQTQVNTRVAGTNGYMAPEYMMHGKLSVKADVFSYGVLVLELITGQRNSSFNLDVDALSLLDWAYKMYKKGKSLDIVDPSLASTMEAEQVSTCIQLALLCTQGDPQLRPTMRRVVVMLSRKPGHNHVEEPTRPGVPGSRYRRPRRHSALSSTGGTSGSHSSDSSYNSTSGTVTATGTSSATANIVDSRGKSPILG; this is encoded by the exons ATGGAAAAATCCAAAAGCTTTCTCCATAGTCTTGCTAATCACTTCAAATTTGGTTCCAACAGAG AGCGAAGCAATGAAGCTGACATTCAGAGAATAACTGCACAGGAGCAGAAGATCTTTGCCTATGACACCTTGCTTGCTGCCACCAAGAATTTTAACCCTGTTCATAAGCTAGGTGAGGGAGGTTTTGGTCCTGTTTTCAag GGGAAGTTGAGTGATGGTAGAGAAATTGCAGTGAAGAAGTTATCTCTCACATCAAAGCAAGGGAAGAAGGAGTTCATCAATGAGGCCAAGTTGTTGGCTCGTGTGCAGCATCGGAATGTGGTGAATTTATGGGGTTACTGCGTCTATGGTGCAGAAAAGCTGCTTGTTTATGAGTATGTGCCTCATGAGAGCCTTGACAAACTTCTATTCA ATCCTCATAAGAGAGAGCAGCTAGATTGGAAACGCAGGTTTGGCATAATCACGGGTGTAGCGAAAGGCTTGCTCTATCTCCATGAAGATTCGCATGATTGCATCATCCATCGTGACATAAAAGCTAGTAACATATTGCTTGATGATAAATGGACACCCAAGATTGCTGACTTTGGCATGGCCCGTCTCTTCCCTGAAGATCAAACCCAGGTCAATACACGTGTGGCTGGAACCAA TGGGTACATGGCACCAGAGTATATGATGCATGGAAAGCTCTCTGTGAAGGCAGACGTGTTCAGTTACGGGGTTTTGGTGTTGGAGTTGATCACCGGACAGCGAAACTCATCGTTTAATTTGGACGTGGACGCACTGAGTCTTCTCGACTGG GCATACAAGATGTACAAGAAAGGGAAGAGCTTAGACATTGTAGACCCTTCATTAGCATCAACGATGGAAGCAGAGCAAGTATCAACATGTATTCAGCTGGCTCTGCTGTGCACTCAGGGCGATCCACAGCTACGCCCGACAATGAGGCGTGTGGTGGTGATGCTGTCAAGGAAGCCAGGCCACAACCACGTGGAAGAACCGACGAGACCGGGAGTGCCCGGTAGCCGGTATAGAAGACCTCGCCGGCACTCAGCGTTGTCTTCCACCGGTGGTACCTCTGGTTCACACTCTTCTGACTCAAGCTACAATAGTACCTCTGGTACTGTTACTGCAACGGGAACAAGCTCAGCCACTGCAAATATAGTAGACTCAAGAGGTAAAAGTCCAATTCTGGGTTAG